A window of the Diabrotica undecimpunctata isolate CICGRU chromosome 1, icDiaUnde3, whole genome shotgun sequence genome harbors these coding sequences:
- the LOC140452645 gene encoding uncharacterized protein produces MNSEEITILSSEIIKKFDEAEKLLFLKKRCSDRERKNYIKQVKKHICLCNLAIKDGDLSIGTLRKLQTNVGILKRFLIILQNLNSVAGGGLNIRRKSKAKVVWRNIVSIFQSRVQTGIIINKEHKDILQFFADAFKLFKKKIEFNLKTMGILKVNTTFCGEFIKKAEDVEILERKYFQTKNEIIDVITDLSYWFEVFVKDVVLNDLSEFAESQSGWALNKIISLEININKFEMAKGASSYIQLHPKVAKKRACINVKNNDQACFAWAIVSALYSVNVNANQTNSYPHYTKVLNLKGLTFPVTLNQIPLFEKNNENISVNVFELNVKDEHFNFSVLPVRLTKHKREKHVNLLIVQNKYYFNNEVDNVGPWSGGRDEDIIHFHYIWIKDLGKLVKSQLSKHHGKKFICDRCLNYFYTKEKLDAHTIYCEKIDDCKISFTKEPYVKFKNFVYKEKLPFLVYADFESLLVPLRVSHPIPSTTSTYPYQRHTAYSAGLYFKCNYDDNLSFYKSRVGMDCMSWFSHEIDNLAQFIYSKLIDIQPMNVEVSLKDATERCHICNRKFLEKDHIVKDHCHLTGNFRGFAHSGCNLNYKKSFVVPIAFHNMSGYDSHFIIKDLAKMYHISILPINKEKYISFTVYHKKTNISFRFIDTFRFMGSSLDSLVSTLKPENFGILRKQFPNLDDETFKLLTKKGVFFYDYLDKIERLDETKLPNKEKFYNKLNDEHISDLNYAHAKLVWEKFNMKTLWDYSNLYMKTDILLLAVVFETFRDTCYKTYGLDPGHYYTIPGFTWDAMLKYTGCHLETIQDVDMLLFYERGIRGGISQCCNRMGEANNKYMMNYDPTKPSKYLMYLDVNNLYGWAMSEPLPYGGFHWDDTNIDVMSIPDDAKEGYILEVDLSYPENLHDHHKDLPFCVEHCKLPGSKQSKLLSTLHNKTNYVIHYRNLKQAISHGLVLTRIHKVLRFKQMAWLKGYIALNTQLRAQAKTSFEKNLYKLMNNAVFGKTMENQRKHRLVKLVNKWQGRIGARNLIASPKFHSRVIFDESLMAVELKKTEIIFNKPLYVGMTILELSKICIYEFHYDYMLQKFPLNQNKLLYIDTDGLIYETECNDIYEEMIKTDIHRFDTSDYPPKNPWNIPLVNKKVPGLMKDENNSKIMTHFIGLRSKQYTYKVAGEKDVKKSKGVKMNVVKTKINFDDYLNCLKHFRETVESKSLFYATQRCIQSKLHEVYSIEQTKIALNPFDDKRYLLSNTFDTLPWGHYSITHR; encoded by the coding sequence atgaattCTGAGGAAATTACTATACTTAGTAGtgagataattaaaaaatttgatgaagctgaaaaactactttttttaaaaaagcgTTGTTCAGAtagagaaagaaaaaattatataaagcaagtTAAAAAACATATATGTTTATGCAATTTAGCTATTAAGGATGGTGATTTAAGTATAGGGACGCTACGAAAACTTCAAACTAATGTAGGGATCCTTAAAAGATTTCTAATTATACTTCAAAATTTAAATTCTGTTGCAGGTGGTGGGTTAAATATTAGACGTAAAAGTAAAGCAAAAGTTGTTTGGAGAAATATAGTATCAATTTTTCAAAGTAGAGTACAAACAGGAATAATTATTAATAAGGAGCATAAagatattttacagttttttgCTGAtgcttttaaactatttaaaaaaaaaattgaattcaaCTTAAAAACAATGGGCATACTAAAGGTAAATACTACATTTTGTGGGGAATTTATCAAAAAAGCTGAAGATGTGGAAATTTTagaaagaaaatattttcaaactaaaaatgaaattattgatGTGATTACCGATTTAAGTTATTGGTTTGAAGTTTTTGTTAAAGATGTTGTTTTGAACGATTTATCTGAATTTGCGGAATCTCAAAGTGGTTGGGCactgaataaaattatatctttagaaataaacattaataaatttgaaATGGCTAAAGGAGCCTCATCGTATATTCAATTGCATCCGAAAGTTGCTAAAAAACGAGCTTGTATTAATGTTAAGAATAACGACCAGGCTTGTTTTGCTTGGGCTATTGTATCAGCATTATATTCAGTTAACGTAAACGCTAACCAAACTAATTCATACCCTCACTACACCAAAGTTCTTAATTTAAAAGGTCTTACATTTCCAGTAACTCTAAATCAAATTCCCCtctttgaaaaaaataatgaaaatatttctgTTAACGTTTTCGAGCTAAATGTTAAAGACGAGCATTTCAACTTTTCAGTGCTTCCTGTAAGATTAACTAAACACAAACGAGAAAAACATGTCAATTTATTGAtagttcaaaataaatattattttaataatgaaGTGGACAACGTCGGACCATGGAGTGGTGGACGTGATGAAGATATAATACATTTTCACTATATTTGGATAAAAGATTTAGGTAAACTTGTCAAATCACAACTTTCTAAACACCatggaaaaaaatttatatgtgaTAGAtgtcttaattatttttatacaaaagaaaAGTTGGATGCTCATACCATCTACTGTGAAAAGATAGATGACTGCAAAATAAGTTTCACCAAGGAACCatatgttaaatttaaaaattttgtttacaaaGAAAAATTGCCGTTCCTAGTATATGCAGATTTTGAATCACTGCTCGTTCCTCTGCGCGTATCCCACCCAATACCATCAACTACATCAACGTATCCATATCAAAGACACACAGCGTACAGTGCTGGATTATATTTTAAGTGTAATTATGACGATAATTTATCATTTTATAAAAGCCGTGTGGGTATGGATTGTATGTCATGGTTTTCACATGAAATTGATAACTTGGCTcaatttatttattcaaaattaaTAGATATTCAACCCATGAACGTTGAAGTAAGTTTAAAAGATGCTACTGAGAGATGCCACATTTGCAatagaaaatttttggaaaaggATCATATTGTAAAAGACCATTGTCATTTGACTGGCAATTTTAGAGGTTTTGCACATAGTGGGTGcaatttaaattataagaaatCATTTGTGGTTCCAATAGCCTTCCACAATATGAGTGGTTACGACTCACATTTCATAATAAAGGATTTAGCGAAAATGTACCACATTTCCATTTTACCCatcaacaaagaaaaatatattagtttcacAGTTTAccataaaaagacaaatattagTTTCCGTTTCATTGATACTTTTAGATTTATGGGGAGTTCATTAGATAGCCTAGTTTCAACTTTGAAGCCAGAAAATTTCGGAATTTTAAGAAAACAATTTCCAAATTTAGATGATGAAACGTTCAAGTTGTTAACTAAAAAAGGAGTGTTCTTTTATGATTATTTAGATAAAATTGAACGGTTGGATGAAACAAAGTTgccaaataaagaaaaattttacaataaactgAACGATGAGCATATATCAGATTTAAATTATGCTCACGCTAAATTAGTTTGGGAGAAATTTAACATGAAAACTCTTTGGGATTACAGTAATTTATACATGAAGACAGATATACTTCTTTTGGCTGTAGTTTTCGAAACTTTTAGAGACACATGCTACAAGACATATGGGTTAGATCCAGGACACTATTATACCATCCCGGGTTTCACATGGGATGCAATGCTTAAGTATACAGGATGTCACTTGGAAACTATACAAGATGTTGATATGCTTTTATTCTATGAACGAGGTATACGTGGAGGTATCTCACAGTGTTGTAACCGTATGGGGGAGGCTAACAACAAATACATGATGAATTACGATCCAACTAAACCTTCTAAATATCTCATGTATCTTGATGTTAACAATTTATATGGTTGGGCGATGAGTGAACCACTCCCTTATGGAGGTTTCCATTGGGATGATACAAATATCGATGTTATGTCAATACCCGACGATGCAAAAGAGGGATACATACTTGAAGTTGATCTCTCTTACCCAGAAAACTTACATGACCACCATAAAGATTTACCGTTTTGTGTAGAACATTGCAAACTTCCTGGTTCCAAACAATCTAAACTCTTGTCTACTCTGCACAATAAAACTAACTACGTTATTCACTACAGGAACCTAAAACAGGCTATATCACATGGATTAGTTCTTACTAGAATTCATAAGGTATTGAGATTTAAGCAGATGGCTTGGTTAAAAGGTTACATTGCTCTTAATACACAATTGAGGGCTCAAGCTAAAACAAGCTTTGAGAAAAACTTATACAAACTCATGAATAACGCTGTATTCGGAAAAACTATGGAAAACCAGAGGAAGCATAGGTTGGTAAAATTAGTCAATAAATGGCAGGGACGAATAGGTGCTCGAAATTTGATTGCTAGCCCGAAGTTTCATAGTCGCGTTATTTTCGATGAATCATTAATGGCAGTAGAATTAAAGAAAActgaaattattttcaataaaccATTGTATGTTGGAATGACAATCTTAGAACTGTCTAAAATCTGCATATATGAATTTCATTATGACTATATGTTACAAAAATTCccattaaatcaaaataaattgctttATATTGATACTGATGGACTGATTTATGAAACTGAATGTAATGATATATACGAGGAAATGATTAAGACTGATATTCATAGATTTGATACAAGCGATTATCCTCCAAAGAATCCTTGGAATATTCCTTTAGTAAACAAAAAAGTGCCTGGTCTAATGAAAGATGAGAATAACTCAAAAATCATGACTCACTTCATAGGTCTTCGTTCAAAGCAATATACATATAAAGTGGCTGGAGAGAAAGATGTTAAAAAGTCAAAAGGGGTTAAGATGAATGTTGTAAAGACTAAAATTAACTTTGATGATTATTTAAATTGTTTGAAACATTTTCGTGAAACTGTCGAATCAAAATCACTTTTTTATGCAACACAGCGTTGTATACAATCCAAATTACATGAAGTTTACAGTATTGAGCAAACTAAAATAGCCTTAAACCCTTTTGATGATAAACGGTACTTACTGTCGAACACTTTTGATACTTTACCATGGGGTCACTATAGTATAACACATAGGTGA